A genomic segment from Colletotrichum higginsianum IMI 349063 chromosome 5, whole genome shotgun sequence encodes:
- a CDS encoding transmembrane alpha-helix domain-containing protein: MALSTKTTYIASTFPENPLPTDFSPPASSCSGVYLTNNVYAIDNDQKCLPSKFNGASSAFYSPGTVCPTGYTAQPQCSRNGGVRSITTVTCCPYRGDMTLSCVEDDMTLAGVWETQFCTWMAGPATVVDITRTDDGTVATQAVTMKNRDGVNAWGIRMVYQASDLVPKTTSVTTTAAATTAGTATETGSGTTAAATSSGTGTAAAAGNSGTAGSGESGVSEGLSQGAVIAVAVVIPVVVIAALVGLFLWWRRRKHRYAGVKPVDTTPTAPEMDGQSSVGGEQGAYAYQTQQYAQQQQQQQTPPPLQEMTGTDIAGYYQNDKVLMNPSMGGGHTQFKGWTPPAQVAELGTGEGPMELPADNGRR; encoded by the coding sequence ATGGCTCTTTCGACAAAAACGACGTACATTGCGTCGACGTTCCCTGAGAACCCCCTTCCGACCGACTTCTCAccgcccgcgtcctcctGCTCCGGCGTCTACCTCACAAACAACGTCTATGCCATAGACAACGACCAGAAATGCCTGCCCAGCAAGTTTAACGGCGCCAGCTCGGCATTCTACTCCCCCGGCACCGTCTGCCCGACAGGCTACACCGCCCAACCGCAATGCTCGCGCAATGGCGGCGTCCGCTCCATCACGACCGTCACCTGCTGCCCATACCGCGGCGACATGACGCTGTCCtgcgtcgaggacgacatgACGCTCGCCGGCGTCTGGGAGACGCAATTTTGCACGTGGATGGCCGGCCCCGCAACCGTGGTCGACATCACGCGGACGGACGACGGCACTGTGGCCACGCAGGCTGTGACGATGAAGAACCGGGATGGCGTGAACGCATGGGGAATCAGGATGGTGTACCAGGCGAGCGACCTCGTACCCAAGACGACATCGGTGACGAccacggcggcagcaaccACGGCGGGGACAGCGACGGAGACGGGAAGCGgcacgacggccgccgctACTTCGTCCGGGACAGGAaccgcggcggcagctggtaactccggcaccgccggcagcggcgagtCGGGCGTGAGTGAGGGTTTGTCACAGGGCGCCGTTATCGCCGTGGCGGTCGTCATCCCCGTGGTCGTGATCGCGGCGCTCGTGGGTTTGTTCTTGTGGTGGAGGCGACGGAAGCACCGGTACGCGGGCGTGAAGCCCGTCGACACGACACCGACGGCGCCCGAGATGGACGGGCAGTCGTCGgtgggcggcgagcagggcgCTTATGCGTACCAAACACAGCAATACgctcagcaacagcaacagcagcaaacACCCCCGCCGTTGCAGGAGATGACGGGAACAGACATCGCGGGCTACTACCAGAACGACAAGGTGCTGATGAACCCTTCGATGGGAGGCGGCCACACGCAGTTCAAGGGGTGGACACCGCCGGCGCAGGTGGCAGAGCTAGGAACGGGAGAGGGGCCGATGGAGCTGCCCGCGGACAACGGTCGGAGGTAG
- a CDS encoding Biotrophy-associated secreted protein 3, whose translation MQFSTVLVTLLPALVAAETLSSSKLCVGGFRAGCLPSSDGIQRCLKDPNVGDTCVVDCQSQSDCYVQCVAQGFKNGFCTIDGSGPCICSGIDGGADA comes from the exons ATGCAGTTCTCTACTGTCCTTGTTACCCTCCTGCCAGCGCTAGTTGCTGCCGAAACCCTGTCTTCTAGCAAACTATGCGTTGGTGGTTTCCGTGCAGGTTGCCTTCCGAGCAGTGACGGCATTCAGCGTTGCCTCAAGGA TCCCAATGTTGGAGACACTTGTGTCGTCGACTGCCAGTCGCAGTCTGACTGCTACGTTCAGTGCGTCGCCCAGGGTTTTAAGAACGGGTTCTGCACCATTGATGG GAGCGGACCTTGCATCTGCAGCGGTATCGACGGTGGCGCCGATGCCTGA
- a CDS encoding Chloroperoxidase, giving the protein MRASTALAATVAMSANAAAATEIAAHPWLAPDASAVRSPCPMLNSLANHGYLARDGRAISMADLISGLGSALHFNESLVRTLGTPAFATSTTGDPTTFNLDDIAKHNVIEHDGSLSRADFAVTGDAKTFNQTVWAETRGYLEAGAAASAAAKVDTQTMAAARSKRIATAQATNPSFGLTSSQVTVSLGESAVILGTIGQSFSEPAAPVEWLRVVFEQERLPFAEGWTTSETEITTAQVLSLSQRIATSGSS; this is encoded by the coding sequence ATGCGCGCTTCCACAGCCCTCGCGGCAACCGTTGCCATgtccgccaacgccgccgccgccaccgagatcgccgcccACCCGTGGCTCGCCCCcgacgcctcggccgtcCGCTCGCCCTGCCCGATGCTCAACTCGCTCGCCAACCACGGCTACCTCGCGCGCGACGGCCGGGCCATCAGCATGGCGGACCTCATCTCGGGCCTGGGCTCGGCGCTGCACTTCAACGAGAGCCTCGTGCGCACGCTCGGCACCCCCGCGTTCgccacgtcgacgacgggcgacCCGACCAccttcaacctcgacgacatcgccaaGCACAACGTCATCGAGCACGACGGCAGCCTCTCGCGCGCCGACttcgccgtcaccggcgaCGCAAAGACCTTCAACCAGACCGTCTGGGCCGAGACCAGGGGCtacctcgaggccggcgccgcggcgtcggcggcggccaaggtcgacacccagaccatggcggcggcgcgcagcAAGCGCATCGCCACGGCGCAGGCCACGAACCCGTCGTTCGGGCTGACGTCGAGCCAGGTCACCGTGTCGCTGGGCGAGTCGGCCGTGATCCTCGGCACCATCGGGCAGAGCTTCAGCGAgcccgcggcgccggtcGAGTGGCTGAGGGTCGTCTTCGAGCAGGAGCGCCTGCCGTTCGCCGAGGGATGGACCACGTCCGAGACGGAGATCACGACGGCGCAGGTCCTGAGCCTGTCGCAGCGCATCGCcaccagcggcagcagctaG
- a CDS encoding Chloroperoxidase, with protein sequence MPAILFNQTPSVEPQHSSKPTISLATQSQTASSQDLPSAADCAAHLHLLEAFVTLNETIQDLAVDAGLSPDRAWGSFCNRAVARFEEWSARGPADRMTMPPVDVLMAWHALMLHPKAYARFVELGGKLGLDGMDWSRISTSAVPDVDIDSLTSAHTGIFTLRSSAGTPLFTYPLAAAIRRQVSFSLKMTRHAWLRSPSLASTLGRARARYARFFRLIAAHPRTAMVPTLDVDLVWHTHQLAPARYLAHSKRVVGRLVDHDDEIEDATLGALSADMQTLWADAFGEAYHVCLCWACEGGRAGVDAGVVAEALRGELPCADLAFPRCDDCGAHPESCCPEVEGAAGCGSGCGGGCGGEGGCGSCGAMR encoded by the exons ATGCCAGCCATTCTCTTCAACCA GACTCCCTCGGTCGAGCCCCAACACAGCTCCAAGCCAACAATATCCCTCGCAACACAGTCGCAGACTGCATCATCCCAAGATCTGCCATCCGCCGCCGACTGCGCTGcccacctccacctcctcgaggccttcGTTACCCTCAATGAGACCATCCAAGacctcgccgttgacgccggCCTCAGCCCCGATCGCGCGTGGGGCTCCTTCTGCaaccgcgccgtcgcccgctTCGAAGAATGGAGCGCCCGGGGTCCGGCCGACCGGATGACGATGCCCCCCGTCGACGTGCTCATGGCGTGGCATGCTCTGATGCTGCACCCCAAGGCCTATGCGCgcttcgtcgagctcggcggcaagtTGGGCCTCGACGGCATGGACTGGTCTAGGATC TCGACCTCAGCCGTCCCCGACGTCGATATCGACTCCCTCACGTCAGCCCACACCGGCATCTTCACCCTCCGCTCCTCGGCCGGCACCCCTCTCTTCACCTACCCCCTCGCCGCTGCCATCCGCCGCCAAGTCTCCTTTTCCTTGAAGATGACCCGCCACGCCTGGCTGCGCAGCCCTTCGCTCGCCTCGACCCTCggccgcgcccgcgcccgctACGCCCGCTTCTTCCGCCTCATTGCCGCCCACCCGCGCACCGCCATGGTGCCcaccctcgacgtcgaccttgtCTGGCACACTCACCAGCTCGCGCCCGCCCGGTACCTCGCTCACTCGaagcgcgtcgtcggccggctcgtcgaccacgacgacgagatcgaggacGCGACGCTCGGTGCGCTGTCGGCCGACATGCAGACACTCTGGGCCGACGCCTTCGGCGAGGCATACCACGTGTGCCTGTGCTGGGCGTGCGAGGGCGGGCGCGCAGGCGTCGACGCTGGGGTCGTTGCGGAGGCGCTGCGGGGCGAGCTGCCGTGCGCCGACCTCGCGTTCCCGAGGTGCGATGATTGCGGCGCGCACCCCGAGAGCTGCTGtcccgaggtcgagggcgccgccgggtGCGGGAGCGGGTGCGGCGGTGGGtgcggaggggagggcggaTGCGGGAGCTGCGGTGCGATGAGGTGA